The proteins below come from a single uncultured Dethiosulfovibrio sp. genomic window:
- the sfsA gene encoding DNA/RNA nuclease SfsA: MTYYSPLRNVTLYSGRFIHRPNRFVVTCEIGRSSVLCHLPNPGRLWELLIPGAEVILTKNEKGKTDFTVIGVKSSNGPILLHTHRANDLVQALLSSDGIPSLKGYKAIKREVTRGNSRFDFLLETPQGNPFLLEVKSSTLFGSQGAMFPDAPSSRATKHVSELGKISTEGTEGGILFVVHSAKSRWFCPEYHTDPDFARAILAEKSRLKIFSLAVKWDEDLSVTASPREIPIRWKSLEEEFKDKGGCLALFHLPQRDQIAIHREKGIPLPLEKGFWVLATGASDSLQKIYSRMKNRLPSPKMIPFRANYDLGPSLSEALAQIASQKIDVEPLLAQEAGAHLFRFDKNPLSMPSFIKIIIDNRINRLNI, encoded by the coding sequence ATGACCTACTACAGCCCTCTCAGAAACGTTACTCTATATTCCGGTAGATTCATACACCGCCCTAACAGGTTCGTCGTGACCTGTGAAATAGGGCGGTCGTCGGTGTTATGTCACCTCCCAAATCCCGGAAGGCTTTGGGAATTGTTGATACCTGGGGCAGAGGTCATACTCACAAAAAACGAAAAGGGCAAAACCGACTTCACGGTTATCGGGGTAAAATCCTCCAACGGCCCAATTCTCCTTCACACCCATAGGGCAAACGATCTAGTTCAAGCCCTTTTGTCGAGTGATGGGATACCCTCCCTTAAAGGCTATAAAGCGATAAAGAGAGAGGTCACCAGGGGCAACAGCCGGTTTGACTTCCTCCTTGAAACCCCTCAGGGAAACCCTTTTTTACTGGAGGTCAAGTCATCTACCCTATTTGGATCTCAAGGAGCTATGTTCCCCGACGCACCTTCCTCCCGGGCCACCAAACACGTGTCGGAACTGGGCAAAATATCCACTGAAGGGACTGAGGGAGGAATCTTGTTTGTGGTACACTCCGCAAAATCCCGTTGGTTTTGTCCAGAATACCACACAGACCCGGATTTTGCCCGAGCAATCTTAGCGGAAAAAAGCAGGCTTAAGATATTCTCCTTAGCGGTCAAGTGGGATGAAGACCTATCGGTAACGGCCTCCCCACGAGAGATTCCCATAAGATGGAAATCTTTAGAGGAGGAGTTCAAAGACAAAGGAGGATGTCTGGCATTGTTTCACCTGCCTCAGCGTGACCAGATAGCGATTCATCGGGAGAAAGGAATCCCCCTGCCCCTGGAAAAGGGATTCTGGGTCCTAGCCACAGGAGCATCGGATAGCCTGCAAAAGATCTACTCAAGGATGAAAAATCGGCTCCCATCTCCAAAGATGATACCCTTTAGGGCAAATTACGACCTAGGACCTTCTCTATCGGAGGCCCTAGCTCAGATAGCTTCCCAAAAAATAGACGTTGAACCTCTGTTAGCCCAGGAGGCTGGAGCCCATTTGTTTAGATTCGACAAAAACCCTCTTAGTATGCCTTCTTTTATAAAAATAATAATAGATAATCGGATAAACAGGCTTAATATATAA
- the rpoD gene encoding RNA polymerase sigma factor RpoD, whose translation MAGSENKSPVRGKASKDVNISRDDLKVYMERIRELIMQGRKNGYVTQKDIEKFIPIEFWNTEILENVFENLMEMGIEVIEEGDARIKASSQTSGQSASSSSDDEHGYVDELGKLDDIPLTDPVRMYLREIGKVPLLDAAEEVELAKRVEDGDEKAKQKIIDANLRLVVSIAKKYIGRGMLFLDLIQEGNLGLIRAVEKFDYRKGFKFSTYATWWIRQAITRAIADQARTIRIPVHMVETINKMVRVARQLVQKLGREPSDEEISAEMEIDVTKVEEIRRIAQLPVSLETPIGEEEDSQLGDFIEDRDLPSPEEAAACNLLHEQIEEMLDALSDREREVLRYRFGLEDGRSYTLEEVGRRFGVTRERIRQIEAKALRKLRHPSRSKKLRDFLE comes from the coding sequence ATGGCAGGTTCAGAGAACAAATCTCCTGTGAGAGGTAAGGCTTCGAAAGACGTTAATATTTCTCGTGACGACCTTAAGGTCTATATGGAGCGAATCAGAGAGCTCATAATGCAAGGTCGTAAAAACGGCTATGTCACCCAAAAGGACATAGAGAAGTTCATCCCTATAGAGTTCTGGAATACGGAGATACTGGAAAACGTGTTTGAGAACCTTATGGAGATGGGTATAGAGGTCATAGAGGAAGGAGATGCCCGGATCAAGGCGAGCTCCCAGACCTCCGGGCAATCAGCGTCTTCCTCCTCGGATGACGAACATGGATATGTAGATGAGCTTGGAAAACTCGACGATATCCCTCTGACCGATCCGGTAAGGATGTATCTCAGAGAGATAGGCAAAGTCCCTCTGCTCGATGCGGCAGAGGAGGTTGAGCTTGCCAAACGAGTCGAGGATGGCGACGAAAAAGCTAAGCAGAAGATTATAGACGCTAACCTTCGTCTCGTGGTCAGTATCGCGAAAAAGTACATCGGGAGGGGAATGCTTTTTCTCGACCTCATCCAGGAGGGCAATCTAGGTCTGATCAGGGCTGTGGAGAAGTTCGACTATCGCAAAGGGTTCAAGTTCAGTACCTACGCTACTTGGTGGATAAGACAGGCTATAACCAGAGCTATCGCCGATCAGGCCAGAACTATAAGGATACCTGTGCACATGGTTGAGACCATCAATAAGATGGTAAGGGTGGCAAGACAGCTGGTTCAGAAGCTGGGACGGGAGCCCTCGGACGAGGAAATCTCCGCGGAGATGGAGATAGACGTGACCAAGGTCGAGGAGATCAGGAGGATCGCCCAGCTCCCGGTCTCCCTGGAAACCCCTATCGGTGAGGAAGAGGACAGTCAGCTAGGTGACTTCATAGAGGACAGAGATCTTCCTAGTCCAGAGGAAGCCGCGGCCTGTAATCTTCTCCACGAGCAGATAGAGGAGATGTTGGATGCCCTTTCGGACAGGGAGAGGGAGGTTTTACGATATCGCTTTGGCCTGGAGGACGGTCGGTCCTACACCTTGGAAGAGGTAGGACGTCGTTTCGGTGTCACAAGAGAGAGGATAAGGCAGATAGAGGCTAAAGCCTTGAGAAAACTTCGTCATCCCAGCAGAAGCAAAAAACTGAGGGATTTTTTAGAATAA
- a CDS encoding DedA family protein produces the protein MFHELVNWIVSTVGALGYPGIIFLMFLESSFFPFPSEVVVPPAGYLAHQGQMNLILVILSGILGSVLGALFNYWISVRLGRPFFEKYGKYFLVSSETLDKSERFFLRHGHISTFVGRLIPGLRQYISLPAGVARMPLMAFCAFTAAGAGIWVIILALVGYWLGNNSAIMLQYIHQITLGLLALCALLVAFYVFRIKKKGKRNMA, from the coding sequence ATGTTTCACGAACTAGTAAACTGGATAGTCAGCACCGTAGGGGCTTTAGGTTACCCTGGAATCATATTTCTCATGTTCTTGGAGTCGTCCTTTTTCCCCTTTCCCAGCGAGGTGGTAGTTCCTCCGGCGGGATATCTGGCCCACCAGGGACAGATGAACTTAATTCTGGTGATTTTGTCAGGTATTTTGGGGAGCGTTTTAGGCGCTCTTTTCAACTACTGGATATCGGTCAGGCTAGGAAGGCCTTTCTTTGAAAAGTACGGAAAGTATTTTCTGGTCTCCAGCGAGACCCTGGACAAATCGGAACGTTTTTTCCTCCGTCATGGCCACATAAGCACATTTGTAGGAAGGCTCATTCCCGGACTTCGCCAGTATATCTCCCTTCCTGCGGGGGTAGCCCGAATGCCTTTGATGGCCTTTTGTGCCTTCACCGCCGCAGGAGCGGGTATCTGGGTAATTATACTGGCTCTTGTCGGATACTGGCTGGGGAACAACAGCGCCATAATGCTACAGTACATCCATCAGATAACCTTAGGCCTTCTGGCTCTCTGTGCCTTATTGGTGGCCTTTTACGTGTTCAGGATTAAAAAAAAGGGAAAGAGGAACATGGCCTAG
- a CDS encoding NAD(P)H-dependent glycerol-3-phosphate dehydrogenase: MRKITVLGGGSWGTALATVAARNGNTVSLWCRREEQAKSITESRENLRYLPGSPIPDEVKATSNLQEALSFSDLWILSVPTQSVRPLLKEIGKVSSRKNVSLCNVAKGIETQSLKRISQIVEEEIPLAKYTVLSGPSHAEEVIKGLPTAVVAASDLSDQYLIWQKALNTHSFRIYSSDDVCGVETGGALKNVVAVASGLAHSMEMGDNAIASMVTRGLAEIMRLAVAMGAHPITLAGLAGIGDLMVTAYSRHSRNFRLGVALGEGMTLDEAVASLGQVAEGAYTVKAAVALGKSLSVDLPITEAVYQVLYQNNSPEETIKDLLSRDPKPEYPSHVFEGQKVDH, translated from the coding sequence GTGAGAAAAATAACCGTCCTAGGCGGAGGTAGCTGGGGCACCGCTCTCGCTACCGTAGCGGCCAGAAACGGTAACACCGTTTCCCTGTGGTGTCGAAGGGAAGAGCAAGCCAAGTCTATAACGGAAAGTAGAGAAAACCTAAGGTACCTACCGGGATCGCCTATACCGGATGAAGTAAAAGCGACCTCCAATCTTCAGGAAGCCCTTTCCTTCTCCGATCTATGGATACTTTCAGTCCCCACTCAAAGCGTCAGACCGCTACTAAAGGAAATCGGAAAAGTCTCATCAAGGAAAAACGTATCTCTGTGTAATGTTGCAAAAGGGATCGAAACCCAATCACTGAAAAGAATAAGTCAAATAGTCGAGGAAGAGATACCCCTGGCAAAGTATACCGTACTTTCCGGCCCTAGCCACGCGGAGGAAGTTATCAAGGGACTTCCAACGGCGGTAGTGGCTGCATCAGACTTATCCGATCAATACTTAATCTGGCAAAAAGCGCTTAACACCCACTCTTTCCGCATATACTCCAGCGATGACGTATGTGGGGTAGAGACCGGAGGAGCATTGAAAAACGTAGTAGCGGTGGCCTCAGGACTGGCGCACAGCATGGAAATGGGAGACAACGCCATAGCCTCTATGGTAACAAGGGGGCTAGCGGAGATAATGAGACTGGCCGTCGCCATGGGAGCCCATCCGATAACCCTAGCGGGATTGGCTGGCATCGGAGACCTAATGGTAACCGCATACAGCCGCCACTCGAGAAACTTCCGGCTGGGAGTAGCATTAGGGGAGGGAATGACCTTAGACGAAGCTGTCGCATCATTAGGTCAGGTAGCGGAAGGGGCCTACACCGTAAAGGCGGCGGTCGCTTTAGGCAAATCCCTATCGGTAGATCTCCCTATAACAGAGGCAGTATACCAGGTACTTTACCAAAACAACTCGCCGGAGGAAACCATAAAAGATCTTCTTTCAAGAGATCCCAAACCGGAGTACCCTTCTCATGTATTTGAGGGTCAAAAGGTAGATCATTAA
- a CDS encoding chemotaxis protein: MRVNEKILTEVGTNEWQVVVFYLGQQAFAINVDKTREILRWTGCRPVPDANPAMIGITTVRGEVLPLVDLGKHLKISSDVEIESSKIIIAEFNELKLGFVVDGVERIYRINSDELDASLTGSFLGENSLYVIKRDERNIILLDYERIVQTVNPSIMSQYKLDSARAAKMTDGLGNLDVYRILIAEDSPLIRRQVIDVLDQGGFHNVESVGHGKAAWDRIAEEEAGHFDLLISDIEMPKMDGFALTRLVKESEAHREMPVIIFSSIMAEDIRRKAASIGADAQITKPEIEGLVEKVCALLRERNRLEMSR, from the coding sequence ATGCGGGTGAATGAAAAAATCCTTACAGAGGTTGGAACTAATGAATGGCAGGTTGTGGTTTTCTACTTGGGACAGCAGGCTTTCGCCATTAACGTGGATAAGACCAGGGAGATACTGCGTTGGACCGGTTGTAGGCCTGTGCCCGACGCCAATCCCGCTATGATAGGGATAACAACCGTAAGAGGAGAGGTCCTTCCCCTTGTGGATCTAGGGAAACATCTTAAGATAAGCTCAGATGTTGAGATAGAAAGCAGTAAAATAATAATAGCTGAATTTAACGAACTAAAGCTAGGGTTTGTAGTCGACGGAGTGGAGAGGATATATAGGATCAATTCCGACGAATTGGACGCCTCTCTGACAGGTTCTTTCCTAGGGGAGAACTCCCTTTACGTCATAAAAAGGGACGAGAGAAACATCATTCTCCTCGATTATGAAAGAATCGTTCAAACCGTCAATCCCTCTATTATGTCACAGTATAAACTGGATTCTGCGAGGGCAGCTAAAATGACCGACGGGTTAGGTAACCTTGATGTGTACAGGATTCTTATCGCTGAGGACTCACCTCTAATTCGGCGTCAGGTTATAGATGTCCTCGATCAAGGGGGTTTTCACAACGTAGAGAGCGTTGGTCACGGTAAAGCCGCCTGGGATCGGATCGCAGAGGAGGAAGCGGGCCACTTTGACCTGCTTATCTCCGACATAGAGATGCCTAAAATGGACGGTTTTGCCCTTACCAGGCTCGTTAAAGAGAGCGAAGCTCATCGCGAGATGCCCGTGATTATCTTCTCCTCCATAATGGCGGAGGATATCCGCCGTAAGGCCGCCAGTATAGGTGCTGACGCCCAGATAACAAAGCCTGAGATCGAAGGGCTGGTTGAGAAGGTCTGCGCGCTTTTAAGGGAAAGAAACAGATTGGAGATGTCCAGGTAG
- a CDS encoding 4Fe-4S binding protein has protein sequence MAANINKDTCVGCEACVGSCPVEAIAMNDGKACVDEGKCVDCGACVSACPVEAISL, from the coding sequence GTGGCTGCTAACATAAACAAAGATACCTGCGTAGGATGCGAGGCGTGTGTCGGTAGTTGCCCCGTAGAGGCTATAGCCATGAATGACGGCAAAGCCTGTGTGGATGAGGGAAAGTGCGTTGACTGTGGAGCTTGCGTTTCTGCCTGTCCGGTAGAGGCTATCTCCCTGTAA